In a genomic window of Aggregatimonas sangjinii:
- a CDS encoding proline dehydrogenase family protein — translation MEQFFEDTATAFALKSDSELERAYFLFKMIANEPLVRIGTAMTNFAIKAKLPVEGLIRATVFDHFCGGVNEADCMPVVDKMWTKGVCSVLDYSVEGTDTEDPLDDTLNKVLHVLDFVKEKDAIPFAVFKPTGFGRFEIFKKRTAGKSLTDAEQEEWDRIVARFDKTCKKAFDLDVALLIDGEESWMQDAADDLVEQMMRKYNKKKAVVFNTLQMYRWDRMDYLKKLHQRAKQDDFKIGMKVVRGAYMEKENERADEKGYKTPICASKKETDVNFDAAIAYIVENLDDISLFSGTHNEESTYTLLELMQANNIANNDPRIWSGQLYGMSEHISFNLAAKGYNVAKYLPFGPVKDVMPYLIRRAEENTSVAGQTTRELSLLKKERKRRKI, via the coding sequence ATGGAGCAATTTTTTGAAGATACTGCAACCGCATTTGCCTTAAAGTCCGATTCCGAATTGGAACGGGCTTATTTTTTATTCAAAATGATTGCTAATGAGCCTTTGGTGCGTATCGGTACAGCCATGACCAACTTTGCCATCAAAGCAAAGCTTCCGGTAGAGGGACTTATACGTGCCACGGTTTTCGATCATTTTTGTGGAGGTGTAAACGAAGCTGATTGTATGCCGGTTGTCGATAAAATGTGGACGAAGGGGGTTTGTTCGGTTTTGGATTATTCCGTCGAAGGAACCGATACCGAGGATCCGTTAGATGATACGCTGAATAAAGTCTTGCACGTGTTGGATTTTGTAAAGGAGAAGGATGCCATTCCCTTTGCGGTGTTTAAGCCTACGGGGTTTGGTCGATTCGAAATTTTCAAAAAAAGAACTGCGGGAAAATCCCTGACGGATGCGGAGCAAGAAGAATGGGATCGCATAGTTGCCCGTTTTGATAAGACCTGTAAAAAAGCCTTTGATCTGGATGTGGCCCTACTGATCGATGGTGAGGAAAGCTGGATGCAGGATGCGGCCGATGATTTGGTAGAGCAGATGATGCGAAAATACAACAAGAAAAAGGCCGTCGTTTTCAACACGCTTCAGATGTACCGATGGGATCGAATGGATTATCTCAAGAAATTGCATCAACGTGCGAAACAGGATGATTTTAAAATAGGAATGAAGGTCGTACGCGGTGCCTACATGGAAAAGGAAAACGAGCGTGCCGATGAAAAAGGATATAAGACTCCAATCTGCGCATCCAAAAAGGAAACCGATGTCAATTTTGATGCAGCCATCGCCTATATTGTTGAAAATCTCGACGATATCTCATTGTTCTCCGGAACGCATAACGAGGAGAGTACCTATACCTTATTGGAGCTAATGCAGGCCAATAATATTGCGAATAACGACCCCAGAATCTGGAGCGGACAATTATACGGAATGAGTGAGCACATCTCCTTTAATTTGGCTGCCAAAGGCTATAATGTCGCCAAATACCTTCCTTTCGGGCCGGTAAAAGACGTCATGCCCTATTTGATTCGTCGTGCGGAGGAAAATACCTCAGTGGCCGGACAAACCACCAGAGAACTGTCTTTATTGAAAAAAGAACGCAAGCGCAGGAAAATCTAA
- a CDS encoding DUF4258 domain-containing protein produces the protein MAFIKRLGYYLVGLSIGIIFLAIFFKKKSEETGVSFCYFPNCRTLKDIRSKPLSYSEEINQLILNKELDSIMIAAFLFDGDVDFSGSDTKSQPCKTYRIEGEVNEKEAVLTVRNCASKAVVEQITY, from the coding sequence ATGGCATTTATAAAACGTCTAGGGTACTATCTCGTTGGACTTTCTATCGGGATTATTTTTCTAGCTATTTTCTTCAAAAAGAAATCCGAGGAAACCGGGGTCTCTTTTTGTTATTTCCCCAATTGCAGGACATTGAAGGATATTCGCTCGAAACCGCTCTCCTATTCCGAGGAAATCAATCAACTCATTTTAAACAAAGAACTGGATTCTATCATGATCGCTGCGTTCTTATTCGATGGGGATGTTGATTTTAGTGGAAGTGACACCAAATCACAACCCTGTAAAACCTATCGTATTGAAGGGGAAGTGAACGAAAAAGAAGCGGTACTTACCGTCCGGAACTGCGCTTCAAAGGCCGTGGTCGAGCAAATTACTTATTAG
- a CDS encoding M14 metallopeptidase family protein: MSFFTSEYPNFKEKYISGRYITHEHITPLLNQLKGVFEVTEVGKSVEGSPIECVHFGKGKHKILMWSQMHGNESTTTKAVFDFLKFMDSGNQLASKILESCSIRIIPMLNPDGALAYTRSNTNEIDLNRDAQKLSQPESKVLRNVYNRFQPDFCFNLHDQRTMYNVGDSAQPATVSFLAPAMDAQRSIPTTRGKSMRLIVAMNRRLQQLIPNQIGRYDDGFNSNCVGDTFQMLGTPTVLFEAGHFPNDYERERTRECIFIALTSALEVIADDSLMDYGEAEYFEIPENGKRFFDVLIQNANHLNAAYDPGVSLGIRFDESLVKDTIQFESKLDSVFGSDYFLGHQTFDCADPESFRKLQKDLHLMRLLGS; this comes from the coding sequence ATGTCCTTTTTTACTTCAGAATACCCAAACTTCAAGGAAAAATACATTAGCGGAAGATACATCACCCATGAGCACATCACCCCTCTCCTAAATCAATTGAAGGGTGTTTTCGAAGTGACGGAAGTTGGAAAATCCGTTGAAGGCTCTCCTATTGAGTGCGTCCATTTCGGAAAGGGAAAGCATAAAATCTTGATGTGGTCGCAAATGCACGGGAACGAATCCACCACGACAAAGGCCGTTTTCGATTTTTTGAAATTTATGGATTCCGGAAATCAGCTGGCCAGTAAAATTTTGGAAAGTTGTAGCATACGGATTATTCCTATGTTGAATCCCGATGGGGCTCTCGCCTATACGCGTTCCAATACCAACGAAATCGACTTGAATCGGGATGCGCAGAAATTGTCACAGCCAGAGAGTAAGGTGCTACGCAACGTTTACAATAGGTTTCAACCCGATTTTTGCTTTAATCTGCACGATCAACGTACGATGTACAATGTGGGGGATAGCGCACAGCCTGCAACGGTTTCGTTTTTAGCCCCTGCGATGGATGCACAAAGAAGTATTCCGACGACAAGAGGAAAGAGTATGCGTTTGATCGTAGCGATGAACAGACGTTTGCAGCAGTTGATTCCTAATCAAATCGGACGTTACGACGATGGCTTTAATAGCAATTGTGTGGGCGACACTTTTCAAATGCTCGGAACGCCGACCGTACTTTTCGAAGCTGGACATTTCCCAAACGATTACGAACGGGAAAGAACCAGGGAGTGTATTTTTATAGCCTTGACGTCGGCCTTGGAGGTAATTGCAGATGATAGCCTAATGGATTACGGGGAGGCGGAATATTTCGAAATTCCCGAAAACGGAAAGCGATTCTTCGATGTGCTTATCCAGAACGCAAATCATTTGAATGCAGCCTATGACCCCGGCGTAAGCCTAGGCATACGTTTTGACGAAAGTCTAGTTAAAGATACCATTCAATTCGAGTCGAAGCTCGATTCCGTTTTTGGAAGTGACTATTTTTTAGGACATCAAACTTTTGATTGCGCGGACCCTGAAAGTTTTCGTAAGCTGCAGAAAGATTTACATTTGATGAGGCTATTGGGTTCGTAA
- the aroB gene encoding 3-dehydroquinate synthase gives MKSITSAAYSVHFNTFAFAALNTHLEKASYSKVFILVDENSHEHCLPILMPAIEAAYDFEVIEIESGEINKNIATCTRVWEVLSGLDADRKSVLINLGGGVITDLGGFVASTYKRGIDFINIPTTLLAMVDASVGGKTGVDLGALKNQVGVISQPQMVLVVSEFLNTLEERQLQSGFAEMLKHGLIRDRNYWNTLKNGVGADQIDTLIHQSVGIKNEVVLQDPTEQSLRKILNYGHTLGHAVESFFLESAEHELLLHGEAIAIGMVLEGWLSHNLQGLQMDDLTEIKNTFAARYPKIVFSSSDIDGILSLLKFDKKNSHGNINFVLLKGIGNPVIDVQIEENLIRQAFAYYSE, from the coding sequence ATGAAGTCCATAACATCCGCAGCCTATTCCGTTCATTTTAACACGTTCGCCTTCGCGGCTTTGAACACCCATTTGGAAAAAGCCTCCTATTCCAAGGTTTTTATTCTAGTGGATGAAAACTCCCATGAACATTGCCTGCCTATCTTAATGCCGGCCATTGAGGCCGCTTACGATTTTGAGGTCATTGAAATAGAATCAGGTGAAATAAACAAGAATATTGCCACGTGTACCCGAGTTTGGGAGGTACTTTCCGGACTTGATGCCGATCGTAAGAGCGTGCTTATCAACCTTGGCGGTGGGGTGATAACCGATTTAGGAGGTTTTGTAGCCTCTACCTATAAACGCGGTATCGATTTCATCAACATCCCCACCACCCTGCTCGCCATGGTAGATGCCTCTGTTGGAGGCAAAACCGGGGTAGATCTCGGCGCATTGAAAAATCAGGTCGGTGTCATCAGCCAACCGCAAATGGTACTTGTCGTGAGCGAATTTTTAAATACGCTCGAAGAAAGGCAACTGCAAAGCGGTTTTGCCGAAATGCTGAAACACGGTTTGATTCGTGACCGCAACTATTGGAACACCTTAAAAAATGGCGTCGGCGCAGACCAAATCGATACGCTTATACATCAATCTGTCGGTATAAAGAACGAGGTGGTTTTACAGGATCCAACGGAACAAAGTCTCCGTAAAATCTTAAATTACGGCCATACACTAGGCCATGCGGTAGAGTCTTTTTTCCTAGAAAGTGCGGAACACGAATTGCTCTTGCACGGCGAGGCAATCGCCATAGGAATGGTTTTAGAGGGTTGGCTTTCCCATAATTTACAAGGTTTGCAAATGGATGATCTAACAGAAATAAAAAACACCTTTGCCGCCCGTTATCCCAAAATAGTATTCTCCAGTTCTGACATCGACGGCATTTTGTCCTTATTGAAGTTCGACAAAAAGAATTCCCATGGAAACATCAATTTCGTTCTCCTAAAAGGTATCGGTAATCCTGTTATTGACGTTCAAATAGAGGAAAATTTAATCCGTCAGGCATTCGCTTACTACTCGGAATGA
- a CDS encoding helix-turn-helix domain-containing protein, producing MVNSAEFIRRLEKLLDYYGISAAVFADKIQVQRSSISHLLSGRNKPSLDFVLKVVKTFPEVNLYWLLNGKGTFPTTEENTSLSLPTKAKEDFEPTGKVLSQEKSIEKIVIFYSDGTFKSFRDA from the coding sequence ATGGTAAACAGCGCTGAATTTATTAGAAGACTGGAAAAATTGCTCGATTACTACGGAATTTCAGCGGCCGTTTTTGCAGATAAAATTCAAGTACAACGTTCAAGTATTTCACACTTGCTTTCAGGACGGAACAAACCCAGTCTTGATTTTGTTTTAAAGGTCGTGAAGACTTTTCCGGAAGTGAACCTCTATTGGCTTTTAAACGGAAAAGGGACTTTCCCCACTACCGAAGAGAACACCTCGCTTTCATTACCTACAAAAGCAAAAGAGGATTTTGAGCCTACGGGCAAAGTCTTATCCCAAGAAAAATCCATTGAAAAAATCGTTATTTTCTATTCCGATGGCACTTTTAAATCGTTTCGGGACGCTTAG
- a CDS encoding Lrp/AsnC family transcriptional regulator, which yields MAKAKLDEIDHQILDMLIDNTRTPFTDIAKKLLISAGTVHVRVKKMEDAGIIRGSSLTLDYMKLGYAFIAYVGIFLEKTHQTKFVLERLEQIPNVTVAHITTGKFNIFCKIRAKDTNHAKNIIFKVDDIEGISRTETMISLEESINDKKRLMHTIFNEL from the coding sequence ATGGCAAAAGCAAAATTAGACGAAATTGACCACCAAATTCTGGATATGTTGATTGACAATACCAGAACCCCTTTTACCGATATAGCAAAGAAACTACTGATTTCAGCAGGAACCGTTCATGTTCGTGTCAAGAAAATGGAGGATGCCGGAATCATTAGAGGGTCTTCATTGACTTTGGATTACATGAAATTGGGATACGCATTCATTGCCTATGTTGGTATTTTTCTGGAAAAAACGCATCAAACGAAATTTGTACTGGAGCGTTTGGAACAGATTCCCAATGTCACCGTCGCCCATATTACTACCGGAAAATTCAATATTTTTTGTAAAATCAGGGCAAAGGATACCAATCATGCTAAGAATATTATTTTCAAGGTCGATGATATCGAGGGTATCAGCAGAACGGAGACTATGATTTCTTTGGAGGAAAGCATTAACGACAAAAAGCGTTTGATGCATACTATATTTAACGAATTATAG
- the mscL gene encoding large-conductance mechanosensitive channel protein MscL: protein MKKFFQEFKNFAVKGNMIDMAVGIIIGAAFNAVVNSLVKKVIMPPLSLLTSGVNLADKKWVLREESVGNDEVAIGYGELFEVFIDFAIVALTIFILLKGINTIKDKADNPEDKEVQTPKNIELLSNLEKLMKEQNELLKKLGD from the coding sequence ATGAAAAAGTTCTTTCAGGAATTCAAAAATTTTGCGGTTAAAGGGAATATGATCGATATGGCCGTCGGCATCATTATAGGCGCCGCATTCAATGCAGTGGTTAACTCGCTGGTCAAGAAGGTGATTATGCCTCCCTTATCCTTGCTTACTTCAGGTGTTAATCTGGCAGATAAAAAATGGGTGTTGCGGGAGGAGTCCGTAGGTAATGATGAAGTTGCCATCGGATACGGAGAGCTTTTCGAGGTTTTTATCGATTTTGCCATTGTAGCACTTACGATATTTATACTTTTAAAAGGAATCAATACCATCAAGGACAAAGCTGATAATCCGGAGGATAAAGAAGTGCAGACGCCGAAGAACATAGAACTGCTTTCCAATTTGGAAAAATTAATGAAAGAGCAAAATGAACTCCTAAAAAAACTGGGCGATTGA
- a CDS encoding TerC family protein: MFEIFASPDAWIALITLTFLEIVLGIDNIIFISIAAGKLEKSKRKKATNIGLILAMVMRVVLLFGITWLTAAKKPFWVFDNGWISGGISGQALILFAGGLFLLYKSTKEIHEKVEDRGHDEREVINARGNTLTKAIVQITIINIVFSFDSILTAIGMTNGISPDPNDALVLMIVAVLISVVIMMLFANPVGEFVNKHPSIQILGLSFLILIGFMLIAEAAHIGHLIVFGNEVGVIPKGYLYFAIAFSLMVEFFDLRMKKNKKTKIEKPHVEE; encoded by the coding sequence ATGTTTGAAATTTTCGCCAGCCCGGATGCTTGGATAGCATTAATTACCCTAACTTTTCTAGAAATCGTTCTAGGAATAGACAACATTATCTTTATCTCTATCGCCGCAGGTAAATTGGAGAAAAGTAAGCGAAAGAAAGCCACCAACATCGGGTTGATACTCGCCATGGTGATGCGGGTCGTTCTGCTCTTTGGCATCACTTGGTTAACCGCGGCGAAGAAACCCTTCTGGGTATTTGACAATGGCTGGATTTCGGGAGGTATTAGCGGTCAGGCCCTGATTCTCTTTGCAGGAGGCCTTTTCCTCCTATATAAAAGCACCAAGGAAATTCATGAGAAGGTAGAAGACCGTGGTCATGACGAAAGGGAGGTAATCAACGCCAGGGGCAACACGCTTACGAAAGCGATCGTACAAATAACCATCATCAACATCGTTTTCTCTTTTGACTCTATTCTTACCGCCATCGGCATGACCAATGGTATATCCCCAGACCCAAATGATGCATTGGTCTTAATGATCGTAGCTGTTTTGATTTCGGTCGTGATCATGATGCTGTTCGCCAATCCTGTAGGCGAGTTCGTCAATAAACATCCCTCTATTCAGATACTCGGGCTTTCCTTTTTGATTTTAATCGGGTTTATGCTGATTGCCGAAGCGGCGCATATCGGCCATCTCATCGTTTTTGGGAACGAGGTCGGTGTGATTCCCAAAGGATATCTCTATTTTGCCATCGCCTTCTCCCTGATGGTCGAATTCTTCGATTTGCGAATGAAGAAGAATAAAAAAACCAAAATCGAGAAGCCTCATGTTGAGGAATAG
- a CDS encoding DNA gyrase/topoisomerase IV subunit A — translation MEENDDLNLPPDQEGLPDGKEGEEKNQDIPEDGDGKSDSEVERSDADEPQDDALTRVTGMYKDWFLDYASYVILERAVPAIEDGFKPVQRRIMHSLKDLDDGRYNKVANVVGHTMQYHPHGDASIADAMVQIGQKDLLIDTQGNWGNILTGDRAAASRYIEARLSKFALEVVFSPKITEWQLSYDGRKKEPVNLPVKFPLLLAQGAEGIAVGLSTKVLPHNFIELIDASIKHLKGQRFKLFPDFPTGGIIDVSNYNDGLRGGKIRVRAKIAQQTKNTLVISEIPYGTNTSSLIDSILKANDKGKIKVKKIEDNTAADVEILIHLPPGISPDKTIDALYAFTACESSISPLACIIEDNKPLFIGVSEMLKRSTDATVDLLKRELEIQLSELEEQWHFASLERIFIENRIYRDIEEEETWEGVIKAIDKGLKPHVKHLKRAVTEEDIVRLTEIRIKRISKFDLDKAQQNLDNLEAKIAEVKHHLANLIEFAIDYFKSLKEKYGKGRERLSEMRLFDDIEASKVIIRNTKLYVNREEGFVGTSLRRDEYVTDCSDIDDIIVFTKEGTMMVTKVDSKTFVGKNILHVAVFKKKDKRTIYNLIYKDGKGGATYVKRFAVTSITRDKAYNLGTGKPGTDVLYFSANPNGEAEVVTVNLRHVGSIKKLKWDLDFADVLIKGRASKGNIVTKYSVKRIELKEKGLSTLKPRKLWFDDAVQRLNIDERGEFLGEFTSDDRLLIVNQGGVVKTVIPEVTMRFEEEMIVLEKWVPNKPLTAIYWEGEKELFYIKRFLIDNPDKEENILTDHPKSYLERIFTDYKPRVEVVFAKKRGQDRQENWVLDLEDFIAVKGITAMGNQMTKDKVLEISGLSPLPYEVPEEAAPEEMEVVDEENISDSDRPDSSEKKKSPPTKNDEDGEDVAPGEDGQIPLF, via the coding sequence CGACGAGCCCCAAGATGATGCCCTGACCAGGGTTACGGGCATGTACAAGGATTGGTTTTTGGATTATGCCTCCTATGTTATACTCGAGCGTGCGGTTCCGGCCATCGAAGATGGTTTCAAGCCCGTACAGCGTCGTATCATGCATTCCTTAAAGGATTTAGATGATGGTCGTTACAACAAAGTAGCGAACGTAGTGGGCCACACTATGCAATACCACCCTCATGGCGACGCCAGTATTGCGGATGCTATGGTGCAGATCGGTCAAAAAGATCTCTTGATCGATACCCAAGGAAACTGGGGCAACATCCTTACAGGCGATCGAGCGGCCGCATCACGTTATATAGAAGCAAGGCTCTCTAAATTCGCGCTCGAAGTGGTTTTTAGTCCGAAGATTACCGAATGGCAACTATCATACGATGGCCGTAAAAAGGAACCGGTCAATCTGCCCGTGAAATTTCCGTTATTATTGGCCCAAGGTGCGGAGGGCATCGCGGTGGGACTTTCGACCAAAGTACTCCCGCATAACTTTATCGAGTTAATCGATGCGTCCATCAAACATTTGAAGGGGCAACGTTTCAAACTATTTCCTGACTTTCCAACAGGCGGTATTATCGATGTGAGTAATTACAATGATGGTTTGCGTGGGGGTAAAATAAGGGTCCGCGCGAAAATCGCCCAACAAACCAAAAACACGCTTGTTATTAGCGAAATCCCGTACGGGACCAATACTTCTTCTTTAATCGATTCGATATTGAAAGCGAACGATAAAGGCAAAATCAAGGTAAAAAAGATAGAGGACAATACGGCCGCCGATGTCGAGATTCTGATTCATCTGCCTCCTGGGATATCGCCGGATAAGACCATCGATGCCCTGTACGCCTTTACGGCCTGCGAATCGTCGATATCGCCGTTGGCTTGCATTATAGAGGACAACAAGCCGCTGTTCATCGGGGTTTCCGAAATGTTGAAACGGTCTACGGATGCTACGGTCGACCTCTTGAAAAGGGAGCTCGAAATCCAACTTTCCGAATTGGAGGAACAATGGCATTTTGCCTCTTTGGAGCGCATCTTTATCGAAAACCGTATCTATCGGGATATCGAGGAAGAAGAAACCTGGGAAGGGGTCATCAAAGCCATTGATAAGGGGTTAAAACCGCACGTAAAACACTTGAAACGAGCAGTCACCGAAGAGGATATCGTCCGTTTGACGGAAATCAGAATCAAGCGTATCTCGAAGTTCGACCTGGACAAGGCCCAGCAGAATTTAGACAATCTTGAAGCAAAGATTGCCGAGGTCAAACACCATCTGGCAAATCTTATCGAATTTGCCATTGACTATTTTAAAAGCCTTAAGGAAAAATACGGTAAGGGTCGCGAGCGGCTTTCTGAGATGCGATTGTTCGACGACATCGAAGCCTCCAAGGTAATTATCCGAAACACCAAGCTGTATGTAAACCGAGAAGAAGGTTTTGTTGGCACCTCTTTGCGACGGGATGAATATGTAACCGATTGCAGTGATATCGATGACATCATTGTCTTTACCAAGGAAGGAACCATGATGGTGACCAAGGTAGACAGTAAAACCTTTGTTGGAAAGAACATCCTTCATGTCGCAGTCTTCAAGAAGAAAGACAAGCGTACCATCTATAATTTAATTTACAAAGATGGTAAAGGGGGCGCTACTTACGTCAAGCGTTTTGCCGTGACCAGTATCACTAGGGACAAGGCCTATAACTTAGGTACCGGAAAGCCAGGCACGGACGTGCTTTATTTCTCCGCCAATCCGAATGGGGAGGCCGAAGTGGTGACCGTGAACCTCCGCCACGTAGGAAGCATTAAGAAATTGAAATGGGATTTAGATTTTGCCGACGTCCTTATCAAGGGAAGAGCCTCTAAGGGAAATATCGTCACCAAATACAGCGTTAAGCGCATCGAACTGAAAGAGAAAGGATTATCCACCTTAAAACCACGAAAACTCTGGTTCGACGATGCCGTTCAGCGTTTGAATATCGATGAGCGTGGCGAATTTCTAGGGGAATTTACCAGTGATGACCGGTTGCTGATCGTCAATCAAGGCGGCGTTGTGAAAACGGTAATTCCCGAAGTGACCATGCGTTTCGAGGAAGAAATGATCGTATTGGAAAAATGGGTGCCGAACAAGCCTTTGACGGCGATTTATTGGGAAGGTGAAAAAGAGCTTTTCTATATAAAAAGATTTTTGATCGACAATCCCGATAAAGAAGAGAACATACTTACCGACCACCCTAAGTCGTACTTGGAACGAATTTTCACGGACTACAAACCCAGGGTAGAGGTGGTATTTGCTAAAAAACGGGGGCAGGATAGACAGGAGAATTGGGTACTTGATTTAGAGGATTTCATAGCGGTAAAGGGGATAACTGCGATGGGCAACCAAATGACCAAGGACAAGGTTTTGGAAATTTCGGGCCTTTCACCATTACCATACGAAGTGCCGGAAGAAGCGGCACCTGAAGAGATGGAAGTTGTCGATGAGGAGAATATTTCCGATTCGGATAGGCCAGATTCCTCTGAAAAGAAGAAGTCGCCCCCAACAAAAAATGACGAAGATGGCGAAGATGTGGCTCCGGGTGAGGACGGCCAAATACCTTTATTTTAG
- a CDS encoding sterol desaturase family protein, which translates to MDLTNPLVYGVPCFIALILLELTYSKSHDDHEDLYVWKDLMASGAMGIGSAILGPLVKVTVLIVVFNYTYELFNPMVDGVRMNIMGYESFGYAWYVFLACQLADDFTYYWFHRANHEIRLLWAAHIVHHSSDHFNLGTAIRNGWFTLLYKPFFYMWLPAVGFPVEVVIFALAIESFWQFQLHSKYVPKMGWIEKIFNTHTMHQVHHSQNVEYLDKNHGGFLNIFDKIFGTWKELDDDTEVKFGVIHAPKSYNPMVILTHEFKDIWNDMKKSPKLSHKLMYIFGPPGWSHDGSTLTVKQQQRLFKKQRAANPEMVYSRPN; encoded by the coding sequence ATGGATTTGACCAACCCCCTGGTATACGGAGTACCCTGTTTTATAGCCCTTATTTTATTGGAATTGACCTACAGCAAAAGTCACGACGATCATGAAGATCTCTACGTTTGGAAAGATTTGATGGCGAGTGGTGCTATGGGAATCGGCTCGGCAATATTGGGACCTTTGGTGAAAGTTACCGTATTAATAGTCGTTTTCAATTACACTTATGAGCTTTTCAATCCTATGGTCGATGGCGTGCGTATGAATATCATGGGTTACGAGTCTTTTGGTTACGCGTGGTATGTATTTTTGGCCTGTCAACTCGCCGATGATTTTACGTATTATTGGTTTCATAGAGCAAACCACGAGATACGGTTACTCTGGGCCGCACATATCGTTCACCATTCCTCAGATCATTTTAACTTGGGTACGGCCATCCGAAACGGTTGGTTTACGCTCTTGTACAAACCTTTCTTCTACATGTGGCTGCCGGCAGTTGGTTTCCCGGTAGAAGTCGTCATCTTCGCCTTGGCGATTGAGTCTTTTTGGCAATTTCAGTTGCACTCGAAATACGTGCCGAAAATGGGGTGGATCGAAAAGATCTTCAATACGCACACTATGCATCAGGTACATCATTCCCAAAACGTGGAATATCTAGACAAGAACCACGGTGGATTTTTGAATATTTTCGATAAGATATTCGGGACCTGGAAAGAATTGGACGATGATACAGAGGTGAAATTCGGTGTAATTCATGCCCCGAAATCCTATAATCCTATGGTGATATTGACACATGAGTTCAAGGATATATGGAACGACATGAAAAAGTCTCCTAAATTATCACACAAACTGATGTACATTTTCGGCCCTCCTGGGTGGAGTCATGATGGCAGCACATTAACGGTAAAGCAACAGCAACGGCTATTTAAGAAACAAAGGGCTGCCAATCCCGAAATGGTATACAGCAGGCCAAATTAA
- a CDS encoding DinB family protein produces the protein MKPSALQSNDYNPYYQTYINKLGDSDLLETMSKQLKNFPKFIASIPSDKWDYAYGEDKWTVAEALLHIIDTERIFQYRALRFARNDDSHLPGFDQDLYVPNSNANARTPESIIEEYEAVRRSSLALFSSFDEATLKRKGTASGSQMSVAALGFLSLGHQRHHRDVIRERYL, from the coding sequence ATGAAACCATCAGCATTGCAATCGAACGATTACAATCCATATTACCAAACATATATCAATAAGTTGGGCGATTCCGACTTGCTCGAGACCATGTCGAAACAATTGAAAAATTTCCCGAAATTCATCGCCAGTATTCCTTCCGATAAATGGGATTACGCTTATGGTGAAGATAAATGGACTGTGGCAGAGGCCCTTCTACATATAATCGATACCGAGCGTATTTTCCAATATCGGGCATTGCGTTTTGCGCGAAATGACGATAGTCACCTTCCCGGATTTGATCAAGACCTATATGTGCCAAATTCCAACGCCAATGCGCGTACACCGGAAAGTATCATTGAAGAGTATGAGGCGGTACGCCGTTCATCTTTAGCTTTGTTTTCGTCCTTTGACGAGGCAACCTTAAAGCGCAAAGGTACGGCCAGTGGTTCTCAAATGAGCGTAGCCGCTTTGGGTTTTTTAAGTTTGGGACACCAAAGACATCATCGTGATGTCATCCGGGAAAGGTATTTATAA